A genomic segment from Planctomonas sp. JC2975 encodes:
- a CDS encoding ParB N-terminal domain-containing protein: MSMKKDPKTIAVEAVPVTVEMIDSQAAELDVNVRTAPVLPVEFVDSIRAEGVREPVLARRGEDGTVYVYDGQRRLLAAREAELAAIPAVFGLAGQTGTAAERIMDQLRTFAREDLTLTDRVPAYQRLALDGIAVETIARSTGATARHVKDSITAANSPTATKVMQEYGEQMTLDRLVAITEFEGDEDAAERIAGCDDDELAFTVQEIRDEKALDAAEKELVKQFEADGYTVTTENPRGSYSYLDSLTDAGDDAEKRPALTTETHMACPGRTIYLEVWGTAENDNRAYEMCTQPELHHQRFRPHSPVVQAPADESDEEREAREVAEQEAKRTERARVIQNNKAWRTATTVRREWVTTFLARKTLPKDVAAFVATSLTKYPTTITDYNASEMLAPFSDWNPDGTRGPAQRESWTQRLPRPDTSPLLSHWPPASTTPTTSHPGAAITAS, from the coding sequence ATGAGCATGAAGAAAGACCCCAAGACCATCGCAGTCGAGGCGGTGCCGGTCACTGTCGAGATGATCGACTCGCAGGCCGCAGAACTTGACGTGAACGTGCGCACCGCCCCGGTGCTGCCGGTCGAGTTCGTGGACTCGATCCGCGCCGAAGGCGTGCGCGAGCCCGTTCTGGCCCGCCGCGGCGAGGACGGCACCGTGTACGTGTACGACGGACAGCGGCGACTGCTGGCCGCCCGTGAGGCCGAACTGGCCGCGATCCCGGCAGTGTTCGGCCTCGCCGGACAGACCGGCACCGCAGCCGAACGGATCATGGACCAGCTACGCACCTTCGCCCGCGAAGATCTCACCCTCACCGACCGTGTCCCCGCCTACCAGCGGTTGGCTCTCGACGGCATCGCCGTCGAGACCATCGCCCGGTCAACCGGTGCGACCGCCCGACACGTGAAGGACTCAATCACGGCAGCCAACTCCCCCACCGCGACGAAGGTGATGCAGGAATACGGCGAGCAGATGACGCTTGACCGGCTCGTGGCAATCACCGAATTCGAAGGCGACGAGGACGCAGCCGAACGCATCGCCGGATGCGACGACGACGAACTGGCATTCACCGTCCAGGAAATCCGCGACGAAAAGGCCCTCGACGCCGCCGAGAAGGAGCTAGTGAAGCAGTTCGAGGCGGACGGATACACGGTCACCACCGAGAACCCGCGCGGCAGCTACTCCTACTTGGACTCGCTCACTGACGCGGGCGACGACGCAGAGAAACGTCCCGCACTTACGACAGAGACGCACATGGCGTGCCCCGGCCGCACGATCTACCTCGAGGTGTGGGGAACAGCAGAAAACGACAATCGGGCGTACGAAATGTGCACCCAGCCCGAACTGCACCACCAGCGGTTCCGGCCCCACTCCCCCGTTGTTCAGGCTCCCGCCGACGAGAGCGACGAGGAACGCGAAGCCCGCGAGGTGGCCGAGCAGGAAGCCAAGCGCACAGAACGCGCTCGCGTCATCCAGAACAACAAGGCCTGGCGGACCGCCACCACCGTCCGCCGCGAGTGGGTGACCACGTTCCTCGCCCGTAAGACGCTGCCGAAGGACGTCGCCGCATTTGTGGCCACGTCGCTCACGAAGTACCCCACCACCATCACCGACTACAACGCCAGTGAAATGCTTGCCCCTTTCTCGGACTGGAATCCGGATGGGACGCGCGGACCCGCGCAGCGGGAATCGTGGACGCAACGCCTACCAAGGCCGGACACGTCTCCCTTGCTATCGCACTGGCCGCCCGCGAGCACCACGCCGACGACGTCGCATCCTGGCGCAGCCATAACAGCGTCGTAG
- a CDS encoding DUF3846 domain-containing protein has product MLNGIVIDQEGTLSTVQIDSTTSQTRLAGMYKALDCDLVDVVRLADGIDCWVDDEGLYNAGFNPVLTRMTNRTRFTSPLLGAGLFLGVNEATGETVSLTAEQQAVVVGWWRDATSGALAVAL; this is encoded by the coding sequence ATGCTCAACGGAATCGTGATCGACCAGGAGGGCACCCTCTCCACAGTGCAGATCGACAGCACGACCAGCCAGACCCGGCTTGCTGGAATGTACAAGGCGCTCGACTGCGACCTCGTCGACGTGGTGCGCCTGGCCGATGGAATCGACTGCTGGGTGGACGACGAAGGTCTCTACAACGCCGGATTCAACCCGGTGCTCACGCGGATGACGAACCGCACCCGGTTCACGTCCCCGCTTCTGGGTGCTGGCCTGTTCCTCGGCGTGAACGAGGCCACCGGCGAGACCGTCTCGCTGACCGCCGAGCAACAGGCCGTCGTCGTTGGCTGGTGGCGTGACGCCACCTCAGGCGCGCTGGCCGTTGCCCTCTGA
- a CDS encoding DUF3560 domain-containing protein, protein MPGTAGKTISEERAAMLTITHTHEAGTLIEGTTKGDGTAEILKANRWRLGRSIGSWYLPNSRDHRPDKYRIQPTITALEAAGFDVTTELDNTVRSTAEVEAGKIARQEARVDALAAKADRKAGAAEAAWQRHERDVARLPEGGEPIKIGHHSEQRHRNAIARADNSMRRSITAADDATHAAERANAATRTTAGRYSGSQVFNRIQKIEADIRRTERRITAATYDPESGYRPTTDDEKAARTRRLSPVLEELRDKLTYWQGIREQQINSGDVTNYTPQQIKKGDAVKVCGQWRRVARVNPKTVSLETGYSWTDRATYAAITDHRAAS, encoded by the coding sequence ATGCCGGGGACGGCAGGAAAAACGATCAGCGAGGAAAGGGCCGCCATGCTCACCATCACTCACACTCACGAAGCCGGAACCCTCATCGAGGGGACCACGAAAGGCGACGGAACCGCCGAGATCCTGAAGGCGAACCGTTGGCGATTGGGTCGCAGCATCGGCTCGTGGTATCTGCCCAACAGCCGCGATCATCGCCCCGACAAGTACCGCATCCAGCCCACCATCACCGCGCTAGAGGCAGCAGGCTTCGATGTCACCACCGAGCTCGACAACACCGTGCGCAGCACCGCCGAGGTTGAGGCGGGGAAGATCGCCCGCCAGGAAGCCCGCGTCGACGCACTCGCCGCGAAGGCCGACCGCAAGGCCGGCGCCGCGGAAGCCGCCTGGCAGCGACACGAGCGCGACGTCGCACGACTGCCCGAGGGCGGCGAACCCATCAAGATCGGCCACCACTCCGAGCAGCGCCACCGCAACGCGATCGCCCGCGCCGACAACAGCATGCGCCGCAGCATCACCGCAGCTGACGATGCCACCCACGCGGCTGAGCGTGCGAACGCCGCAACACGGACCACGGCCGGCCGATACAGCGGCTCTCAAGTGTTCAACCGCATCCAGAAAATCGAGGCGGACATACGCCGCACCGAGCGCCGCATCACCGCCGCCACCTACGACCCTGAATCCGGCTACCGACCCACCACCGACGACGAGAAGGCCGCCCGTACCCGACGCCTCTCCCCCGTGCTCGAGGAGCTGCGCGACAAGCTCACCTATTGGCAAGGCATCCGTGAGCAGCAGATCAACAGCGGCGACGTGACCAACTACACGCCCCAGCAAATCAAGAAGGGCGACGCCGTCAAGGTGTGTGGACAGTGGCGCCGAGTGGCCCGCGTGAACCCCAAGACGGTCAGCCTCGAAACCGGGTATAGCTGGACCGACCGCGCGACCTACGCCGCGATCACCGACCACCGCGCCGCCAGCTGA
- a CDS encoding recombinase family protein, with protein sequence MSKTKVGYARVSTAGQDLTAQRDGLAALGVPPNLIYVDHGLTGRNRERPGLAQALAAVRDGDTLVVTKLDRLARSLPDARDIADELTSKGVALSIGGSVYDPNDPVGRLLFNVLGMVAEFEADLIRMRTREGMQIAKAAGKLRGKQPTLSKTKRKHLLELAAAGTHTQSELADLFDVSRTTIYRELRRVQPEG encoded by the coding sequence ATGAGTAAGACGAAAGTCGGCTATGCGCGCGTCTCGACAGCGGGGCAGGACCTCACGGCGCAGCGAGACGGGCTCGCCGCTCTCGGTGTTCCCCCGAACCTGATCTACGTCGACCACGGCCTTACCGGCCGTAACAGGGAACGGCCCGGGCTCGCTCAAGCCCTTGCTGCCGTTCGGGACGGCGACACACTCGTAGTAACCAAGCTCGACCGGCTCGCCCGCTCACTGCCGGATGCCAGAGACATCGCGGATGAGCTGACCAGCAAGGGCGTCGCGCTCAGCATCGGAGGCTCCGTCTACGACCCGAACGACCCGGTGGGGCGTCTGCTGTTCAACGTGCTCGGAATGGTGGCCGAGTTCGAGGCTGATCTCATCCGGATGCGTACTCGCGAGGGGATGCAGATCGCTAAAGCGGCCGGCAAGCTGCGCGGCAAACAACCCACCCTGAGCAAGACGAAGCGGAAGCACCTGCTCGAACTCGCGGCTGCAGGCACGCACACGCAGTCCGAGCTGGCCGACCTGTTCGATGTCTCCCGCACGACCATCTATCGAGAGCTACGACGAGTGCAGCCCGAAGGCTGA